The genomic stretch AAATATGTCAGCCAAGACGACGATTCAGAAAGAGACGATGAAAGCACGAAGCAAATACGGAGTAGGCCACGGAGGTGCAATGAAGGCCATTGTCCAGAACGGGTACGGGGCGCCGGAGCGGGTGCTCAAGCTGGAAGAGGTCGAGCGCCCATCGGTCGGCGAAGACGACGTTCTGATCCGGGTGCGGGCCACCAGCGTGAACACCCCCGACTGGATCACAGTGGCTGGAGTCCCCTACATTCTCCGGCTGCAATCTGGGCTTCGGCAGCCGTCGACCCAGGTGCGGGGAACCGATGTCGCCGGGGTGGTCGAGGCCGTCGGCAAGAATGTGACCGATCTTCAGCCCGGCGACGATGTATTCGGGTCATCGTGGGCCGACACTCTCGCCAACCGGGCCGGCGCGTTCGCAGAATTCGCTGTGGCTCCGGCGTCCCAGCTGATCAAAAAGCCTGTCGGACTCTCCTTCGAGGCGGCTGGGGCATCTGTCATGTCGGGCCTCACCGCGCTGATCGCAATCCGCGACGTGGGCAAGGTCGGACCGGGGACCCGGGTTCTGATCAACGGGGCGTCGGGAGGCGTCGGAACGTTTGCGGTGCAAATCGCCAAGGCGCTCGGTGCGGAAGTCACCGGCGTGACCAGCACCCGGAACCTCGAGCTGGTCCGATCGCTGGGTGCCGATCACGTCATCGACTACACCGAGGAGGACTTCACCCGCAGCGAGCAGCGTTACGACATCATCCTCGACAATGTGATGAACCACCCGCCCTCGGCGACGGCTCAGGTGCTAACACCCACCGGGATGCTCATTCCAAACAGCATCGGCAACACGGGAGGCTTCTTCGCCGGCCTACCGAGGGCGGCGCGTGCGGCCCTG from Acidobacteriota bacterium encodes the following:
- a CDS encoding NAD(P)-dependent alcohol dehydrogenase, which translates into the protein MSAKTTIQKETMKARSKYGVGHGGAMKAIVQNGYGAPERVLKLEEVERPSVGEDDVLIRVRATSVNTPDWITVAGVPYILRLQSGLRQPSTQVRGTDVAGVVEAVGKNVTDLQPGDDVFGSSWADTLANRAGAFAEFAVAPASQLIKKPVGLSFEAAGASVMSGLTALIAIRDVGKVGPGTRVLINGASGGVGTFAVQIAKALGAEVTGVTSTRNLELVRSLGADHVIDYTEEDFTRSEQRYDIILDNVMNHPPSATAQVLTPTGMLIPNSIGNTGGFFAGLPRAARAALMGRGSTDVQTVSCVVNHENLDALATLLESGDVKVV